CCGCTCGGCCTCATCACGGTCGGCCTGTTCGGGCTGTACGCACTGGGACAGGTACAGGTCGTGACGGTCGCGCTGATCGCGGTGATCGGCCTGGCGTTCAGCGGGCTCGCAGTCGCCGTACAGAGCCGGACGCTCCAGATCGCCCCGGGCAGCACCGACATCGCGTCCGCCGGGGCCAGCTCGGCGTTCAACGTCGGCATCGCCGCCGGAGCGTTCGTGGGCGGCGCGCTGATCGACACCACGACTGTGCGGGCGGTAGCACTCGTCGGCGGCTTGCTGACCGCGGCCGCAGCTCTTGTCATGCTCAGCGAACCCCTGCTGGTCCGGCCGCGACGGACCGTGCCAGAGTGCCGGGGTGACCACGCCGTTTGTGAAGAGCCGGCCTGACGCACCTGCGGGCTTCTTCGAGGTCGAGGCGGCTGGTCTGCGCTGGCTGGACGTTCCTGGCGGAGTGCCGGTCGCTGAGCCGCTCCACGTCTCCCCCACTCAACTAACGACCACCAGGTTGAACATGGCTCCGCCAACCGAGTCAGCCGCCGAGGACTTCGGGCGGCGGCTGGCCGTCACACATGACGCCGGCGCCCGCTACTTCGGCGTACCGCCGGACGGGTGGAGTGGCGACGGCTACATCGGCACCGCCCCGTTGCCGCACGCACTGGAGCCAGTGAAGTCGTGGGGTGAGTTCTACGCGAACCTGCGCCTCCGGCCGTACCTACGGGCCGCCCACGACCAGGGCATCCACCTGGACGCCGTCGAGCGCGTCTGCACTCGCCTGGACGCAGGTGTGTACGACGACCCGTCCGACGAGCCGTGCCGGATCCACGGTGACCTGTGGTCCGGCAACGTGCTCTGGACGCCGGACGGCGTACACCTGATCGATCCGGCCGCGCACGGCGGTCACCGGGAGACGGACCTCGCCATGCTCGCGCTCTTCGGGCTACCGCGACTGGACCGCGTACTGCGCGCGTACGACGAGGCGCACCCGCTCAGAGACGGTTGGCAGGAGCGGATCGGGCTGCATCAACTGCACCCGTTGCTGGTGCACGTCGTGCTGTTCGGCGGGGGCTACGCGGCACAGGCGATCGAGTCGGCCAGGCGGTATTGAAGCCTCTTGACGTAATGCCGGGAGCCGCGAACACTTTCGATCATGATTCCGCAGCCCACGGCGCAGCAGGCGCTCACCGACGAGACCTTCACGCTGCAGTCCGACGCCACCATCGGCCTCGATGACTCCTCCGCCCAGACGATCGCCGACCGACTCGCGGCGCAGCTCCGCCGGTCGACCGGTTTCACGCTGCCGGTCCAGCAAGGCACCGGGACGATCACGCTGTCCACCAACGGCCCGGAGTCGTTGGGTGCCGAGGGCTACGAACTTCGCGCGGACGGGGCCGGCGTCACCGTCACAGCGGCGACCGCCGAGGGACTGTTCCGCGGCGTCACCACCCTCCGGCAGCTCCTCCCCGCCACGGCCGAGGCCGACACCGAGCAGGAGGGTCCGTGGGAGATCGCCGGTACGACGATCTCCGACTCCCCGCGCTACGGCTACCGCGGCGTCATGCTCGACGTCACGCGGCACTTCTTCACCGTCGACCAGGTGAAGCACTTCATCGACCTGGTGTCGCTCTACAAGCTCAACCGGCTACACCTGCACCTGTCCGACGACCAGGGCTGGCGGATCCAGGTGGACTCCTGGCCGCGGCTGACGGAGTACGGCGGCAGCAAGCAGGTCGGCGGCGACGCGGGCGGGTACTACACGAAGGCGGAGTACGCCGACCTCGTCCAGTACGCCGCGGAGCACTACATCACCGTCGTACCGGAGATCGACACCCCAGGACACACCAACGCGGCGCTGGCGTCGTACCCCGAGCTGAACAAGGGCGACCAGGCGCCGGAGCTCTACACGGAGACCGAGGTCGGTTTCAGCTCGTTCGCCATCGACAAGGACGTGACGTACGAGTTCCTCGACGACGTGTTCCGGGAGGTGGCCGAGCAGACGCCCGGCGAGGTCCTGCACCTCGGTGGGGACGAGGCCCACTCGACGCCGCACTCGGACTACCTCGCCTTCGTGCCCAAGGCCGCCGAGCTGGTCGTGAAGCACGGCAAGCGGGTGATGGGGTGGCACGAGATCGCCGACGGGCCGCTGCCTGCCGGCACTGTCGTGCAGTACTGGGGCACCGAGGACCCCAAGGCTCAGGTGTTGGCGCAGCAGGCCGTCGAGCAGGGGGCGACGCTGGTGCTGTCCCCCGCGAACCGGGCGTACCTGGACATGAAGTACCACGAGGAGACCCCGCTCGGGCTGCAATGGGCCGGACTGGTCAGCGTGGAGCAGTCCTACAGCTGGAACCCGGCCACGCTGATCCCGAACGTGCCGGCGAGCGCGATCGACGGCGTCGAGGCGCCGCTGTGGACGGAGACGCTCGACG
This Kribbella sp. NBC_00482 DNA region includes the following protein-coding sequences:
- a CDS encoding fructosamine kinase family protein, whose amino-acid sequence is MTTPFVKSRPDAPAGFFEVEAAGLRWLDVPGGVPVAEPLHVSPTQLTTTRLNMAPPTESAAEDFGRRLAVTHDAGARYFGVPPDGWSGDGYIGTAPLPHALEPVKSWGEFYANLRLRPYLRAAHDQGIHLDAVERVCTRLDAGVYDDPSDEPCRIHGDLWSGNVLWTPDGVHLIDPAAHGGHRETDLAMLALFGLPRLDRVLRAYDEAHPLRDGWQERIGLHQLHPLLVHVVLFGGGYAAQAIESARRY
- a CDS encoding beta-N-acetylhexosaminidase, with protein sequence MIPQPTAQQALTDETFTLQSDATIGLDDSSAQTIADRLAAQLRRSTGFTLPVQQGTGTITLSTNGPESLGAEGYELRADGAGVTVTAATAEGLFRGVTTLRQLLPATAEADTEQEGPWEIAGTTISDSPRYGYRGVMLDVTRHFFTVDQVKHFIDLVSLYKLNRLHLHLSDDQGWRIQVDSWPRLTEYGGSKQVGGDAGGYYTKAEYADLVQYAAEHYITVVPEIDTPGHTNAALASYPELNKGDQAPELYTETEVGFSSFAIDKDVTYEFLDDVFREVAEQTPGEVLHLGGDEAHSTPHSDYLAFVPKAAELVVKHGKRVMGWHEIADGPLPAGTVVQYWGTEDPKAQVLAQQAVEQGATLVLSPANRAYLDMKYHEETPLGLQWAGLVSVEQSYSWNPATLIPNVPASAIDGVEAPLWTETLDDLDKVEFMTFPRLPGIAELGWSPESALDWTTYRDRLAEQGPRWEVLGVNFYRAPEIDWR